One genomic window of Ziziphus jujuba cultivar Dongzao chromosome 4, ASM3175591v1 includes the following:
- the LOC107415024 gene encoding malate synthase has translation MMRLTYDNNYPAAVSKKKSTCNGAALAYDVPQGVEIRGRYDEEFANNILTKEALQFVAELQREFRNHVKYAMECRKEAKRRYNEGAVPGFDPATRFIREADWVCAAVPPAVADRKVEITGPVERKMIINALNSGAKVFMADFEDALSPSWDNLMRGQVNLKEAVDGSISFHDKARNRVYKLNDQTAKLFVRPRGWHLPEAHIVIDGEPAIGCFVDFGLYFYHSYATFRGTQGQGFGPFFYLPKMEHSREAKIWNSVFERAEKMAGIEKGSIRATVLIETLPAVFQMDEILYELRDHSVGLNCGRWDYIFSYVKTFQAHPDRLLPDRVQVGMAQHFMKSYAGRLIWTCHRRGVHAMGGMAAQIPIKDDPVANEAAIDLVRKDKLREVRAGHDGTWAAHPGLIPTCIDVFTNHLGNSPNQIQAANRLDAANLTEEDLLQRPRGVRTMEGLRLNTRVGIQYLAAWLGGAGSVPLYNLMEDAATAEISRVQNWQWIKYGAELDGDGVGVRVSMELFGRVVEEEMARIRTEVGKDKFNRGLYKEACSIFTRQCTAPVLDDFLTLDAYNHIVVHHPHPHPQGLSSRI, from the exons ATGATGCGCCTAACATACGATAATAATTACCCTGCAGCTGTAAGCAAGAAGAAGAGTACCTGTAATGGTGCAGCACTGGCGTATGATGTTCCTCAAGGAGTGGAAATTCGGGGACGATACGATGAAGAATTCGCCAACAATATTCTTACGAAGGAGGCCTTGCAGTTCGTGGCAGAGTTGCAGAGGGAATTCAGGAATCATGTCAAGTATGCTATGGAGTGTAGGAAGGAAGCAAAAAGGAGGTACAATGAGGGGGCAGTGCCCGGGTTTGACCCGGCTACAAGGTTTATCAGGGAGGCTGACTGGGTGTGTGCTGCTGTCCCACCTGCCGTTGCTGATAGGAAGGTCGAGATTACTGGTCCTGTGGAGCGCAAGATGATTATTAACGCACTCAACTCTGGAGCCAAAGTTTTTATG GCTGATTTTGAAGATGCACTTTCCCCTAGTTGGGACAACCTTATGAGAGGACAAGTTAATCTGAAGGAAGCTGTAGATGGAAGTATAAGCTTCCATGACAAGGCCAGAAACAGGGTTTACAAGCTGAATGACCAAACTGCTAAGCTTTTTGTCCGTCCAAGAGGTTGGCATCTACCCGAGGCTCATATAGTGATTGATGGTGAACCTGCAATCGGTTGCTTTGTGGACTTTGGCCTTTATTTTTACCACAGCTATGCTACTTTCCGTGGGACACAGGGTCAAGGCTTTGGTCCTTTCTTCTATCTTCCCAAGATGGAGCATTCAAg GGAAGCTAAAATATGGAACAGTGTGTTTGAGAGGGCAGAGAAGATGGCAGGAATAGAGAAAGGAAGCATCAGGGCAACGGTTCTGATAGAAACACTACCAGCAGTGTTTCAGATGGATGAAATCCTTTATGAGCTGAGAGACCACTCGGTTGGGCTCAACTGTGGAAGATGGGATTACATATTCAGCTACGTCAAGACCTTCCAAGCCCACCCAGATCGTCTCTTACCAGACAGGGTTCAGGTTGGCATGGCTCAGCACTTCATGAAAAGTTATGCGGGTCGCCTCATCTGGACTTGTCATAGGCGCGGCGTGCATGCCATGGGAGGCATG GCAGCTCAAATTCCTATCAAAGACGACCCAGTGGCAAACGAGGCAGCAATCGATCTGGTGCGCAAGGACAAGCTGAGAGAGGTGAGAGCAGGGCATGACGGAACATGGGCAGCTCACCCGGGGCTCATCCCAACCTGCATCGACGTCTTCACCAATCACTTGGGAAACTCCCCAAATCAGATCCAAGCCGCCAACAGACTAGACGCCGCAAACTTAACGGAAGAGGACCTGTTGCAGAGGCCCAGAGGGGTTCGCACCATGGAAGGCCTGCGCCTCAATACCCGGGTGGGAATCCAGTATTTGGCGGCCTGGCTCGGCGGAGCAGGTTCCGTCCCCCTCTACAACCTGATGGAAGACGCAGCTACGGCCGAGATCAGCAGAGTTCAGAACTGGCAGTGGATCAAGTACGGAGCGGAGCTTGATGGAGATGGGGTCGGCGTGAGAGTGAGCATGGAACTGTTTGGGAGAGTGGTGGAGGAAGAGATGGCCAGGATTCGAACAGAGGTTGGCAAGGACAAGTTCAACAGGGGATTGTACAAGGAGGCTTGCAGCATCTTCACCCGCCAATGCACTGCTCCTGTTCTTGATGATTTTCTCACCCTCGATGCCTATAATCATATTGTGGTGCACCATCCTCATCCCCATCCCCAGGGATTATCCAGCAGGATTTGA
- the LOC107415086 gene encoding probable serine/threonine-protein kinase PBL16 — MGNCWCRLEPSVYRVSSNGKSESPKDQSPSAKPRNDDSKLPSNPEEVEKLRRDSAANPLIAFTFSELKIMTGNFRQDHMLGGGGFGSVYKGFITEDLREGLPPLQVAVKVHDGDNSYQGHREWLAEVIFLGQLSHPNLVKLIGYCCEDEHRVLIYEYMARGSVENNLFSRVLLPMPWSIRMKIALGAAKGLAFLHEAEQPVIYRDFKTSNILLDLDYNAKLSDFGLAKDGPVGDKSHVSTRIMGTYGYAAPEYIMTGHLTPRSDVYSFGVVLLELLTGRKSLDKLRPAREQNLTDWALPLLKEKKKFLNIVDPRLEGDYPIKGVHKAAMLAYHCLNRNPKARPLMRDIVDSLEPLQVPVEVSAEKTGLTVISQIPEAQIKIVENSKCT, encoded by the exons ATGGGGAATTGCTGGTGCAGGTTGGAGCCTTCAGTTTATAGAGTCTCATCCAATGGGAAGTCAG AGTCTCCAAAAGATCAGAGCCCCTCAGCGAAACCTAGAAATGATGATAGTAAGTTACCATCTAATCCTGAAGAAGTTGAGAAGCTTCGTCGTGATTCAGCAGCAAATCCATTGATTGCATTCACATTCAGTGAATTAAAGATAATGACTGGAAATTTTAGGCAAGACCACATGTTGGGTGGTGGAGGATTTGGAAGTGTTTATAAAGGTTTCATCACTGAGGACTTAAGAGAGGGTCTTCCACCTCTTCAAGTGGCTGTAAAGGTTCATGATGGAGATAATAGTTATCAAGGACACAGAGAATGGCTG GCAGAAGTCATATTTTTGGGGCAGCTTTCCCATCCAAACTTGGTAAAACTGATCGGTTATTGCTGTGAAGATGAACATCGGGTATTAATATATGAGTACATGGCTCGGGGTAGCGTGGAAAACAATTTATTCTCAA GAGTATTGCTTCCCATGCCTTGGTCCATAAGAATGAAGATTGCACTTGGTGCTGCAAAAGGACTTGCCTTCCTTCACGAAGCTGAGCAACCTGTCATCTATCGTGATTTTAAGACATCTAATATTCTGCTGGACCTG GACTACAATGCAAAGCTCTCTGACTTTGGCCTTGCAAAAGACGGACCAGTAGGTGACAAATCTCATGTTTCTACACGCATAATGGGGACATATGGATATGCTGCACCAGAGTACATCATGACTG GCCATTTAACTCCTAGAAGTGATGTTTACAGCTTTGGTGTTGTTCTTCTTGAGCTTTTGACGGGAAGAAAATCTTTGGACAAGTTGAGACCAGCTCGGGAGCAAAACCTCACAGATTGGGCTCTTCCTCTGcttaaagagaagaagaaatttcTGAATATTGTGGATCCAAGACTGGAGGGAGATTATCCTATAAAAGGAGTTCACAAGGCAGCCATGTTGGCTTACCATTGCTTGAACCGAAACCCAAAAGCCAGGCCTCTAATGAGAGACATCGTGGACTCCTTGGAGCCCTTGCAGGTTCCTGTGGAAGTTTCTGCTGAAAAAACTGGTCTGACTGTGATCAGCCAGATTCCAGAAGCACAAATTAAAATAGTAGAGAATTCAAAATGTACTTGA
- the LOC107419341 gene encoding subtilisin-like protease SBT3.18 — MNHIRDPMLTSDYHVQLLSKVFLSEEDAKQAMVYSYKHSFSGFSAMLDSTQASALAKRKEVISVFKSKTLHLHTTRSWDFLGLTLGHMATPTPSNNNITNNNNMAYIYGDDVVVGIIDSGIWPESRSFREDGGMKPIPWSWKGRCCKGEMFEPEKACNRKLIGARYYLEGFERRYGPLNRSGNPEYRSARDFLGHGTHTASTAVGSVVDEAISFMGSLGKGIARGGAPRARLAVYKACWGKDYESICNEADVIAAFDDALYDGVHVISASIGVTPPLRPFFNSSTAIGSFHAAQLGVSVVFSAGNDGSDPGLVTNVAPWSISVAASSIDRMFSTSIILPDTNLSFLGESFITSPIKAKLADAYPYFFNSICRASNRRNVSKTAEGKVIICFSTAGQVNVEEAEEAARNASALALIFVEPTVKLTLVDTIPTLHLNIQQGTLLRNFLVSSRKPPLVHIEASKTIIGKSPAPTVAFFSSRGPSSLAPDILKPDISAPGVNILAAWPENTPPTVDPSDKRRNVKWNFLSGTSMSCPHVSAIVALLKSAHPHWSPAAIRSALVTTAYNTDKYSVHHPILDSASMKPSDPFDVGAGHVDPLKAFDPGLVYDMETTDYILFLCHIGYTQQQIEAMLILAPCPHPDVTTTCAASSTNLISNMNYPSITVTDLRSPRTLKRRVRNVGHNRNAVYLIWRIVKPLGVEVVIRPRVLVFSWFRQEITYYVTLYPIHNSPPATGRRCDFGDIVWSDGFHHVRSPLVVCVNNHHNHNATAQQQPRNNFLFLQRK; from the exons ATGAATCATATTCGTGATCCTATGCTCACTTCAGACTACCATGTTCAACTTCTATCTAAAGTCTTTCTAAg TGAAGAAGATGCAAAGCAAGCCATGGTGTATAGCTACAAGCATAGTTTCTCAGGGTTTTCAGCAATGCTCGATTCAACCCAAGCATCCGCTTTAGCta AGAGGAAAGAAGTAATATCAGTGTTTAAAAGCAAGACGCTGCATTTGCACACAACAAGGAGTTGGGACTTCCTGGGACTTACCTTAGGCCATATGGCCACGCCTACGCCCAGCAATAACAACatcaccaataataataatatggccTACATTTATGGTGATGATGTTGTAGTTGGGATCATTGATTCAG GTATATGGCCGGAATCTCGTAGCTTTAGGGAAGATGGTGGGATGAAGCCTATCCCATGGAGCTGGAAAGGAAGGTGTTGTAAAGGAGAAATGTTTGAGCCAGAGAAAGCGTGCAACCGCAAGTTAATCGGCGCTCGTTACTACTTGGAAGGGTTCGAAAGAAGATACGGGCCACTCAACCGCAGCGGGAATCCGGAATACCGATCGGCCAGAGATTTCCTGGGCCACGGGACCCACACGGCGTCAACAGCAGTGGGATCCGTAGTAGATGAAGCAATCAGTTTCATGGGGTCACTGGGGAAGGGAATTGCAAGAGGGGGTGCTCCAAGGGCTCGTCTCGCAGTGTACAAAGCCTGCTGGGGGAAGGATTACGAATCCATATGCAACGAAGCTGACGTCATTGCAGCTTTTGATGATGCTCTCTACGATGGGGTGCATGTCATCTCCGCTTCCATCGGTGTCACTCCCCCATTACGGCCCTTTTTTAATTCCAGCACTGCCATCGGCTCCTTCCATGCAGCCCAGCTGGGAGTTTCTGTGGTCTTCTCCGCCGGGAATGATGGATCCGATCCAGGTCTTGTCACCAATGTTGCGCCTTGGTCCATTTCTGTCGCTGCTTCCTCTATTGATCGAATGTTTTCTACTTCCATTATTCTCCCAGATACCAATCTTTCCTTCCTG GGAGAAAGTTTTATCACCTCACCTATTAAAGCCAAATTGGCGGATGCATATCCCTATTTTTTCAATTC GATTTGCAGGGCCAGTAACCGGAGAAATGTATCAAAAACAGCGGAGGGTAAAGTGATAATATGCTTCTCCACTGCCGGACAAGTGAATGTTGAGGAGGCAGAAGAAGCAGCGAGGAATGCTAGCGCATTGGCTTTGATCTTCGTGGAACCCACCGTCAAGCTCACTCTAGTTGATACAATCCCCACTCTTCATCTCAACATTCAACAGGGAACTCTACTTAGGAACTTTCTTGTTTCTTCTCGCaa GCCCCCACTAGTGCACATAGAAGCAAGTAAAACCATCATCGGCAAGTCACCGGCTCCTACTGTTGCTTTCTTCTCCTCAAGAGGCCCTAGCTCCCTTGCACCCGATATTCTCAAG CCAGACATAAGCGCTCCAGGAGTAAACATATTGGCAGCATGGCCTGAAAATACTCCTCCAACCGTGGATCCTAGTGACAAACGAAGAAATGTGAAGTGGAATTTTCTGTCAGGAACTTCCATGTCATGCCCGCACGTCTCCGCCATTGTTGCCCTCCTCAAATCAGCTCATCCCCACTGGTCTCCGGCCGCCATCCGATCTGCCCTCGTCACCACCGCCTACAACACCGACAAATACTCCGTCCACCACCCCATTCTCGACTCCGCTTCCATGAAACCTTCCGATCCCTTCGACGTCGGAGCCGGCCACGTTGACCCCTTGAAAGCATTCGATCCCGGGTTGGTGTACGACATGGAAACCACCGACTACATTCTATTCCTCTGCCACATCGGCTACACCCAGCAGCAGATTGAAGCCATGCTAATTCTAGCCCCCTGCCCCCACCCTGACGTCACCACCACGTGTGCTGCCTCATCCACAAATCTAATATCCAACATGAATTACCCTTCCATCACCGTCACCGATCTGCGATCCCCTCGCACCCTTAAGCGCAGGGTTCGCAATGTTGGGCATAACAGGAACGCCGTTTACTTGATTTGGAGGATTGTTAAGCCTCTTGGAGTGGAGGTGGTCATAAGGCCCAGGGTTTTAGTATTCTCCTGGTTTAGGCAAGAGATTACCTACTATGTCACCCTCTACCCTATTCACAACTCTCCACCAGCAACTGGCCGAAGATGTGATTTTGGGGACATTGTTTGGTCAGATGGCTTTCATCACGTAAGGTCTCCCTTGGTTGTGTGCGTCAATAACCACCACAACCACAACGCTACTGCTCAGCAGCAGCCTCGTAATAATTTCTTGTTTCTCCAACGCAAATGA